The following coding sequences are from one Arachis hypogaea cultivar Tifrunner chromosome 7, arahy.Tifrunner.gnm2.J5K5, whole genome shotgun sequence window:
- the LOC112703239 gene encoding lectin codes for MSSVSFTFNKFEPNQEDLILQGDSSISNKNVLHLTNVDQNGLPQNGSVGRALYSAPIHIFSKSALASSFETTFTFKVSQNGSNAPGDGFAFFIAPTDTTIPPNSGGKFLGLFDGPGITTDTIVAVEFDTYVNRDIEDPDFIHIGIDINSIKSSVTNRWIVQSGVVATAKISYNSVSKTLSVICSYPNAAPVTLTHNVDLNNVLPEWVRVGFSGSTGQYAQANDILSWSFRSTLTTNNIV; via the coding sequence ATGTCTTCTGTCTCATTCACCTTCAATAAATTTGAGCCTAACCAGGAAGACCTCATCCTCCAAGGAGACTCATCCATTTCAAATAAAAATGTCTTACACCTCACCAATGTAGACCAAAATGGATTACCACAAAATGGCAGTGTAGGCAGAGCATTATACTCTGCCCCTATTCACATCTTTAGTAAATCTGCTTTGGCATCAAGCTTTGAAACCACCTTCACCTTTAAAGTCTCACAAAACGGATCCAATGCTCCCGGTGACGGCTTTGCCTTCTTCATCGCTCCGACCGACACCACCATCCCTCCTAATTCCGGTGGTAAGTTCCTCGGTCTCTTCGACGGACCAGGTATAACAACCGATACAATTGTTGCTGTTGAGTTTGATACCTATGTTAACCGCGATATTGAAGATCCCGATTTTATCCACATCGGAATTGATATCAACTCTATCAAATCATCTGTGACAAACAGGTGGATTGTCCAAAGTGGAGTGGTAGCCACTGCAAAAATATCATATAACTCTGTCTCAAAGACACTAAGTGTTATATGTTCATATCCAAATGCTGCTCCAGTAACACTTACCCATAATGTTGACTTGAATAATGTCCTTCCTGAATGGGTTAGGGTTGGGTTCTCAGGTTCCACTGGGCAATACGCTCAAGCAAATGATATTTTATCTTGGTCTTTCAGGTCAACGTTGACCACCAACAACATTGTGTAA